Below is a genomic region from Nocardioides panacis.
GGTCGTTGCGCCGGTTCTTCTTGGTGATGTAGTTGCGCTCCTTGCACTCCACGCAGGCCAAGGTGATCTTGGGGCGAACGTCTGAGCTCTTGCTGGCCACGGGACTGCCTCTACTTTCGGAACTACGGTCAATGCGTCTGACGACGTGCGGTACAAGTCTGCCCTACCACACCAGCGAACGTCGAACCCGGTCGGATCGTGCAGTAGCGGGGGCGGGGGTCGAACCCGCGACACCACGATTATGAGTCGTGTGCTCTAACCACCTGAGCTACCCCGCCTCAGGAAACGGACCCCCCACCCTCGCGGGTGGGGGTCCACAACCCAGAGCCCCTTTACGGAATCGAACCGTAGACCTTCTCCTTACCATGGAGACGCTCTGCCGACTGAGCTAAAGGGGCAAGCAGCAAGGAAGGATACACACGCCGCGAGCCGATCATGAAATCGGTTCTCCGGCTGTGCTCCGGGCCACTCCCGCGGGGTCCGGCGGCCCCCGGCATGATGGCCGGTGTGCAGCCCTTCTACGTCCCTGACGGCCCCGCCACGTTCACCTCCACGCCCTCCACGGCCGGCCCCTGGGGCCCGGACAGCCAGCACGGCGGGCCCCCGGCGGCGCTGCTGACCCGGGCGGTCGAGCGGCTCGAGCGGGCCGGCGCCGCACGCGTCGTGGGCCGGTTCACCCTGGAGCTGCTCGGGCCGGTGCCGGTCGGCCCGCTGCGCGTCGAGGCGTCCGTCGTGCGCCCCGGACGGACGGTGGAGATGTGCGAGGCGACGGCGTACGACGTGCGCCGCGACCGGCCCGTCGCCCGGGCCACCGCCTGGATGTTCCCGGCGCACGAGGACGGCCCCGTCCAGCAGGGCGAGCCGCGCCCGCACTCCCCCGCGGACGGCGTCCCCAAGCCGCCGCCGGAGTCCTGGTCCGGTGGCTACCTCGACGCCGTCGACTGGCGCTGGATCAGCGGCGCCGTCACCGAGCCGGGCCCGGGGGTGGTGTGGATGCGCCCGACGGTCGGGCTCGTCGAGGGTGAGCCGCTCGGCCCGGTGCAGCGGCTGATGGCCTGCGTGGACTCGGCCTCCGGCGTCTCGGCGGCGCTCGACCCCGCGGAGTGGAACTTCCTGAACACCGAGCTGACCGTGCACGTGCTGCGCCCGCCCGTCGGGGAGTGGGTGTGCGTCGAGGCGGAGACCTCGCTGGGGTCCGGCAGCGTCGGCGTCGCCACCTCCCGGGTGTACGACGCCCAGGGCCTCGTCGCGAGGTCGGCGCAGGCGCTGCTGGTCGTGCGTCGCTGAGGGCTCAGAAGGTCCAGGTGGCGACGAAGTAGCTGACCCCGAACGGGTCGTCGCGGTAGGTCATCTCCGCGACCGGCGTCGACCCGCCGGCCGCCGCGACCGCCCCGAGCAGCCGCAGGGCGGTGCTGCCGCCCACCATCAGCTCCGCGGCGAGGCCGGCGTCCAGGTCGCGCAGCGCGGCGGCGTCCCCGCCGGCCAGGGCTGCGGCGACCGCGTCGTCGAACCCGAACGCCCGCTCGTCGAGGTACCCCGGGGCCTTCTCGCCGCGCCGCGCGCTGCCGTCGCCGAGCACCAGCAGCACCGTGCCGTCCGGTCGGTCGCCGAGCCGCTCGGCCAGGGCCGCCACCGGGTCGGGGCCGGCGTGCCACCTCGCCGCGACCAGCTCGACGGGGCCGTCCCAGCCGGCCTCCTCGAGCAGCCTCCGGCCGACCCCGAGGGACGCCGGCAGCCCGGGGCGGGTCGGGTGCGTGCCTGTCGTGCCGAAGCGGCGGACGTCGACGGGGAGGTCCGCGGACCAGTCGCCGGCCTCGTCGTGGCCGCCGACGACGACCACCGCGGAGGCGCCGGCCACCGCGGCCTTCACCGCGCCGACCGCGGCCTCGCGGAGCGCCGCCACCGGGTCCTGGGCACCGCCGAGCTCCCGCAGCAGCAGCGGCGGGTGCGGCACCAGCACGGCGGCGGAGATCACAGGCCGACAGTAGCCGTGCGGCCGGCGGGGCTCAGGCGAGCCCGCGGACGACCCGGGACGGGGGGCGCGTGCCGCGGATGCTGGCGACCATGTCGAGCACCTGCCGGGTCGGGGCGACGTCGTGCACGCGGTAGACCTGCGCGCCGTGCCAGGCGCTGACGGCGGTGGCCGCCAGGGTGCCGACCAGCCGCTCGTCGAGGCCGGCGTCGAGGGTCTCCCCCACGAAGTCCTTGTGGGACAGGGAGACCAGCACCGGCCAGCCGGTCGCGACCATCTCGTCCAGCCGCCGGGTGAGCTCGAGCGAGTGCCAGGTGTTCTTGTCGAAGTCGTGTGCCGGGTCGATCAGCACGCTCTCGCGGCCCACCCCGAGCGAGACGGCCCGCTCGGCGAGCGTGACCGTGTCCCGGATCGCGGCGGCCACCACGTCGTCGTACGACGGGCGGTGCGGGGGGTGCGCGGGGTGGCGCCGTTGGTGTGCGTGCAGACGAGGGCCGCGCCGTGCTCGGCGGCCACCTCGGCCAGCGCCGGGTCGAACCCGCCCCACGCGTCGTTCAGCAGGTCGGCGCCGACCCGGCAGACCTCGCGGCCGACCTCGGCCCGCCAGGTGTCCACGCTGATCACCACGTCGGGGTGCTCCTCGCGCACGGCGGCCACGAACGGCACCGTGCGCCGGATCTCCTCCGCGACGTCGACGACCTCGCCGGGCCCGGCTTTCACCCCGCCGATGTCGACGATCTCGGCGCCCTCGGCGACCACCGCCCGCACCCGCTCGAGCGCCTTGTCCTCGGCGTAGGTCGCACCGCGGTCGTAGAACGAGTCGCGCGTCCGGTTGACGATCGCCATCACCAGCAGGTCGGTGTCCGCGAAGGTCCGGTGTCCGAGCGTCAGCACGCTGGCGAGGCTACCCGGGTCGGGCTAGTCAGAAGGGATCACGACAGACCGCGACCGGTCGGGCGATCCTGACCTCGGGGGTCCGGGCGTGCTGCCCGAGAGGAGCGGAGCCATGAGATCGGTCTACCGGGTGCTGGCGTTCGTCGTCGCAGCCGAGGTGGTCGTGCAGGCCGCGGCCATCGCGTTCGCGGTCTACGGCCTGGGCAAGTGGGTCGACGACGGCGGCAGGCTCGACAAGGCGCTGCTGGCGCGCGAGGACAGCGCCGTCGGCGGGGCGGCCGGCTTCGCGGTCCACGGGGCGAACGGGACGATGCTGGTGCCGCTGGTGGCGCTCGTCCTGCTCGTGGTGTCCTTCTTCGCCGGGGTGCCCGGCGGGGTGAGGTGGGCCGGCGTCGTCTTCGCCCTGGTGGTGGTCCAGGCGGCGCTGGGCTTCCTCGGGCAGGGCGTGCCGGCGCTCGGTGCCCTGCACGGCGCCAACGCGCTGGTGCTGTTCGGTGTCGCGGTGATGGCCGGGAAGCGGGTCGGCTCGACGACGGTGCCCGAGCAGCTCGGCGCCACGCGCGGCTGAGGGCGATCGCCGCCACCGAGGCCTCCGCGGGGGTGCTCCTCCTGGCCGAACCGTTCCGTCCCGCGGGACGCGACGAAGGTCTGCACGCGCCCGTCCGCCAGGGTGCGGCACCGGGACATCCGTCCCCACCTATCTCCCTCCCGGGGACCGCGCCAAACCAGCCGGGAATGCGGGGGCGGGTCCGTCGGTTGTGAGATGTAGTTGAATCTTGAACAAGACTAGGTCGGGAGCACGACATGCAGTTCGGCATCTTCACCGTCGGGGACGTCACCACGGACCCCACCACCGGCGCCACCCCCAGCGAGCACGAGCGCATCAAGGCCACCATCGCGATCGCGAAGAAGGCCGAGGAGGTCGGGCTGGACGTGTTCGCCACGGGTGAGCACCACAACCCGCCGTTCGTCCCGTCCGCGCCCACGACCACGCTGGCCTACATCGCCGCGCAGACCGAGCGGCTGCTGCTGTCGACCGCGACCACGCTGATCACCACGACCGACCCGGTGCGGATCGCCGAGGACTACGCGACCCTGCAGCACCTCTCGGACGGCCGCGTCGACCTGATGATGGGGCGCGGCAACACCGGCCCGGTCTACCCGTGGTTCGGCAAGGACATCCGCGACGGCATCCCGCTGGCCATCGAGAACTACCACCTGCTGCGCCGGCTCTGGCGCGAGGAGGTCGTGAGCTGGGAGGGGAAGTACCGCACCCCGCTGCAGGGCTTCACCGCGACGCCCCGTCCCCTCGACGACCTCCCACCGTTCGTCTGGCACGGCTCGATCCGCTCCCCCGAGATCGCCGAGCAGGCGGCGTACTACGGGGACGGGTTCTTCGCGAACCACATCTTCTGGCCGGCCTCGCACACCCGGCAGATGGTCGACCTCTACCGCCGCCGCTTCGAGCACTACGGGCACGGGTCCGCCGACCAGGCCATCGTCGGCCTCGGCGGCCAGGTGTTCATGCGCAAGAACAGCCAGGACGCCGTCCGCGAGTTCCGGCCGTACTTCGACAACGCGCCGGTCTACGGCCACGGGCCGTCGCTGGAGGACTTCACCTCCCAGACGCCGCTGACCGTCGGCAGCCCGCAGGAGGTCATCGAGCGCACCCTCGGCTTCCGGGAGTACGCCGGGGACTACCAGCGCCAGCTGTTCCTGATGGACCACGCGGGGCTGCCCCTCACGACCGTGCTGGAGCAGCTCGACATCCTCGGCGAGGAGGTCGTGCCCGTGCTGCGCAAGGAGTTCGCGGCGCTGCGCCCGGCGCACGTCCCGGACGCCCCCACCCACGCCTCGATGCTCGCCGCCCGCACCGCCACCCAGGAGGTCTCCGCATGACCGGCCGCACGATCGTCGTGGTCACCGCAGGGCTGAGCCAGCCGTCGTCGTCGCGGCTGCTGGCCGACCAGCTCGCCACCGCGACCGACCGGGCCCTGCGCCTGGGCGGCGTCGAGGTCGACGTGGTGACCCTGGAGCTGCGCGACCTCGCGCACGCGCTGACCGACCACCTGCTCACCGGGTTCCCGTCCGGCGCGCTGGCCGAGGCCCTGCGGGCGGTGCGCGACGCCGACGCCCTGATCGCCGTGACGCCGATCTTCAGCGCGTCGTACAGCGGGCTGTTCAAGACGTTCTTCGACGTCCTGGAGGACGGCACCCTCGAGGGCAAGCCGGTGCTGCTCGGCGCCACCGCCGGCACCGCCCGGCACTCGCTGGCCCTGGAGTTCGCGGCCCGCCCGCTGCTCGCCTACCTGCGCGCCGACGTCGTGCCGACCGCCGTGTTCGCGGCCAGCGAGGACTTCGGGTCGACCGGGCCCGGCGGCGGGCTGTCCGAGCGGGTCGAGCGGGCCGGGCGCGAGCTGGCCGACCGGGTGCTGGGCCGGCAGCCCGGCACGCGCGTCGACCCGTTCACGAACCCCACGCCGTTCGCGGACCTGCTCGGCCCCCACGCCGGTTGAGGTGCGGGCACGGCGCGGTCCTGACCGCCCCGGGTTTCCCGCACGCCCGTCGAGGTACTGCCCCACTGACGACGAATCGACCCTGGAAGGGGACGCATGAGTGAGCACGGCTACGTCGAGGACGACTTCGCCCGCGACACCGACTACATCGAGGACCGGATCACCGCGGACGGCCGGGACGGCTGGCCGGTCGAGGCGGACCGCTACCGGCTCGTCGTCTCCCGGGCCTGCCCCTGGGCCAACCGCGCGATCATCGTGCGCCGGCTGCTCGGCCTGGAGGACGTGCTCGGCATGGGCGTGTGCGGACCGACCCACGACGAGCGGAGCTGGACCTTCGACCTGGACCTCGACGGCCGCGACCCGGTGCTCGGCATCGAGCGGCTCCAGGACGCCTTCCTCGCCCGGTTCCCGGACTACCCCAAGGGCATCACGGTCCCCGCGATCGTCGACGTGCCGACCGGAAAGGTCGTCACCAACGACTTCCCGCAGATGACGTTGGACCTGTCGCTGGAGTGGACCGCGCACCACCGGGACGGCGCCCCGTCGCTGTACCCCGAGGCGCTGCGCGAGGAGATCGACGAGGTCAACGCGTGGGTCTACACCGACGTGAACAACGGCGTCTACCGCTGCGGCTTCGCCGGCCGGCAGGCGTCGTACGAGCGGGCCTACGACCGGCTGTTCGGGGCGCTGGACCGGCTCGAGGAGCGGCTGACGGACCGGCGCTACCTCGTCGGCGACACGATCACCGAGGCCGACGTACGCCTGTTCACCACGCTGGTGCGCTTCGACCCCGTCTACCACGGCCACTTCAAGGCGAACCGCAACAAGCTCGTCGAGATGCCGGCGCTGTGGGGCTACGCCCGCGACCTGTTCCAGACGCGCGGGTTCGGCGACACCGTCGACTTCGAGCACATCAAGCGGCACTACTACGTCGTGCACTCCGACATCAACCCCACCCGGATCGTGCCGAAGGGGCCGGACCTGGCCGGCTGGCTCACCCCGCACGGCCGCGAGGCTCTGGGTGGCCGTCCGTTCGGGGACGGGACACCGCCGCCGGCGCCGCGGAAGGACGAGCGGGTCCCGTCCGAGCACCGCGCCGCCTGAGCCGCCACACCACCAGCGCGGCGACCACCAGCACGACGGCGACCGCGGCACCGCCCTGGCCGAGGTAGTGCGCCACCCGCTGGTACGACGAGCCGGCGACGTACCCCGCGACGACGCAGCCGAGGCCCCAGACCAGGCCACCGGCCGCGTTGTAGGCCAGGAACCGCCGGTAGCGCATGCCGCTGAGCCCGGCGAGGCCCGGGGTGACGGCGCGCAGGAACGCGGTGAACCGGCCGACGAAGATCGCCGAGGCGCCGCGTCCGTCGAGGAAGCCGCGGGCGCTGTCGACCCGGCCCTCGTAGCGGCTGAACGCCCGGGTGCGCAGCAGCCGCGGACCGAAGCGCTTGCCGACCTCGTAGCCGACCGAGTCGCCGACGATCGCGGCGACGACCACCACCACGGCCAGCGCCACGACCGGCACCCGGCCGGTCGAGGCGAGGAACCCGGCGAGCAGCACGGCGGTCTCGCCCGGGAGCACGAAGCCCAGGAACACGGCGGCCTCACCGAAGACCAGGCAGCCGACCGCCGCGAGCACGACCAGGGCCGGTACGTGCGTCAGGAAGTCGAGGAACCCGGTCACGTCCTCACGCTAGTCCGGGCACCTGAACACAGCATGAAGGCGGTCTTGGGGCCGGTGGCAGACTCCCGGTCATGTCCCTGCGCACCTCGACCGTCGACATCGAGACCCCCCGACGGCACCGCCGACGCCTACCTCGCCGCTCCCGAGGGCGACGGCCACCACCCCGGCGTGATCCTCTACATGGACGCGTTCGGCCCGCGCCCACGGCTCGAGGAGATGGCGGACCGGTTGGCGGCGGAGGGCTACGTCGTCCTCGTCCCGCACGTGTTCTACCGGCAGGGCCGGGCGCCGCTGATCGACACGTCCTCGCTGCAGGACCCGGACGCCCGTCGCGAGCTGTTCGCGCAGATCGGTCCCTGGATGGCCGCACTGACCCCGGAGCTGGCGATGCGGGACGCGGACGCCTACGTCGACTTCCTGCGCTCCCACGACCAGGTCGGCAACGGCCCGATCGGCGTCACCGGCTACTGCATGGGCGGGGCCCTGGCGCTGCGCACCGCGGCCGAGCACCCCGGCGACGTCGGCGCCGCCGCCGCGTTCCACCCGGCCCGGCTCGCCACCGACGCCCCGGACAGCGCGCACCTGCTGGCGGACCGCCTGACGGCCGAGGTGTACGTCGCCGCCGCCGACCAGGACCAGGGCATGCCGCCCGAGCAGCAGGAGCGGCTCGACGCGGCCCTCACCGCGGCCGGCGTCACGCACACCTGCGAGCAGTACGACGGCGCCGCGCACGGCTTCCACGATGTCCGACACGGCCGCCTACGACGAGCAGGCGACCGAGCGGCACTGGGCGGCCCTGACCGACCTGTTCCGGCGCGCGTTGCAGGAGTAAGCCACCAGGGCCGTGGGTACCAGTGCGGCCATGGCTACGAGCAAGCTCCTGCGCACCAAGGACGTCGACGACGTCATCCGGCAGAACGACGACCCGGTCGGCGGTGAGGCGCACCACACCCGGCTCAGCAAGCGGCTCACGGCGTGGGACCTGATGGGCTTCGGGATCGGGATCGTGATCGGCACCGGCATCTTCACGCTGACCGGGATCCAGGCGAAGAACAACGCCGGCCCGGCGATCGTGGTCTCGTTCGCCATCGCGGGCGTGGTCAGCCTGCTCGCGGCGCTCTGCTACGCCGAGCTCGCGGCCGCCGTACCGACTGCCGGCAGCTCCTACACCTACGCCTACACGACGATCGGCGAGATCTTCGCCTGGATCATCGCCTGGGACCTGATCCTGGAGTTCGCGCTCGGCGCCGCGGTGGTGTCGCGGGGGTGGTCGGGCTACCTCCAGGACGCGATGAACCTGCCCACCACGTTCTTCGGCGAGGAGTCGAGCATCAACCTCGGGGCGATGGCGATCGCGCTGGTGCTCGGGGTGGTGGCGATGATCGGCATCCGCGAGTCCAAGTGGGTCACCAACGCGCTGGTCGTCGTGAAGGTCTCGGTCTGCGTGTTCGTGATCGTGCTCGGCATCTTCTTCGTCAAGGCCGCCAACCTGACACCGTTCGTGCCGTCCTCGCGCCCGGTGCCGGACGGCGCGGCGCTCAGCGGCCTCAAGCAGCCGCTGTGGCAGTGGGTCAGCGGCGTCGACGCCACCGCGTTCGGCTTCACCGGCGTGTTCGTCGCGGCGGCGGTGGTGTTCTTCGCCTACAGCGGCTTCGAGGCGGTGGCCAACCTCGGCGAGGAGACGAAGAACCCGGCCAAGGACATGCCCCGCGGCCTGCTCGGCACGCTGGCGATCTGCACCGTGCTCTACATCCTGGTCTGCCTGGTGATCACCGGGATGGTCAGCTACACCGACCTGTCCGAGGGCGCCCCGATCTCCGACGCGTTCGACCAGGTGGGCATGGGCTGGGCCAGCATCCTGATCGCGGTCGCCGCGATCGCCGGGCTGTCCTCGGTGATCCTCGTCGACCTCGTGGCGATGGGCCGGATCGGCTTCGCGCTCTGCCGCGACGGCCTGCTCCCGGCCTGGATCGGCCGGGTCCACCCGAAGTGGGAGACGCCCTACCGCGTCACCATCGGCACGACGGCCGTCGTCATGCTGCTGGCCGGCTTCATCCCGCTCGACGCCCTCGCCGAGATGGTCAGCATCGGCACGCTGTTCGCGTTCCTGGTGGTCTCCATCGCGGTGGTCGTGCTGCGCCGCACCCGGCCGCGGATGAAGCGGCCGTTCCGGACCCCGTCGGTGCCCCTGCTGCCGGTGGTCTCCGCGCTGTGCTGCGTCGGGCTGATGACCAACCTGGCCATGGAGACCTGGCTGCGGTTCCTGGTCTGGCTGGTGATCGGCCTGGTGATCTACGGGTTCTACGGCCGCAAGCACTCCAAGCTGGAGGGCGCCTCGGCGTCGGCGGAGACCACGCCGGTCGGCTGAGGCCCGGGCTAGAACCCGATCGGGAGGCCGGCGTAGTTCTCCGCGAGACCCGCCGCGCCGGCCTCCGAGCTGGTCACCCACCGCAGCTGGGACAGCTGCAGCTGCTGGTCGAACTCGTCGCCCTGGCCGGGCGGCGGCGTGTGCAGCATCGAGGTCATCCACCACGAGAAGTGCGTGCACCGCCAGACCCGGCGCAGGGCGTCGTCGGAGTAGGAGTCCACGAGCGTCGAGGAGCCCTCCACCAGCCACGCGGTCAGCGCCCGGGCGAGCAGCGTCACGTCGGCGATCGCGAGGTTCAGCCCCTTGGCGCCGGTCGGCGGCACGATGTGCGCCGCGTCCCCGGCCAGGAACAGCCGGCCGTGCCGCATCGGCGTGGACACGAAGCTGCGCATCGGCAGCACGCTCTTCTCGGTGACCGCCCCCTGCTGCAGCGTCCAGCCGTCGATGCCCGCGCCGAGCCGGGTGGCCAGGCCGTCCCAGATCCGGTCGTCGGACCACCGCGAGACGTCCTCGTCGGGCGGCACCTGCAGGTAGAACCGGGAGACGCTGGCCGAACGCATCGAGTGCAGCGCGAAGCCGTCCGGGTGCCAGGCGTAGATCAGCTCGTCGGTCGACGGGGGGCACGTCGGCCAGCACGCCGAGCCACGCGAACGGGTACACCCGCTCCCAGGTGTGCTGCACTGCCGACGGGACCGCCGTACGGCTGGGGCCGTGGAAGCCGTCGCAGCCGGCCACCGCGTCGGCCTCGATGCGGCGCGCGACGCCGTCCCGGTCGACGAAGCTCACCGACGGCCGGTCGGAGGCGAGGTCGTGCAGGGCGACGTCGGAGACCTCGTAGTAGGCCTGCCGGCCGGCCGCCTCCCGGGCCGCCATCAGGTCCTTGGTGACCTCGGTCTGCCCGTAGATCCACACCGAGCGGCCGACGTGGTCGACGAAGTCGAGGTGGTGGCGCTCGCCGGGCCACTGCAGGTAGATCCCGCGGTGCTCGTCGCCCTCGGCCGCGATCCGGTCCCCGAGCCCGACGGAGGTCAGCAGGTCGACCGAGGAGGACTCCAGGACCCCGGCGCGGATCCGGCCGGCGACGTACTCCGGGGAGCGGTTCTCGACCAGCACCGACTCGATCCCCGCGAGGTCGAGCAGGTGCGAGAGCAGCAGGCCGGCCGGGCCGGCGCCGACGATCACGACACGGGTGCGCATGGGTCTCCCTACTGGGTCCGGGACAGGTCGGTCTCGATCTCGGTGACCGCCCGCAGCAGCGCGGGCAGCAGCTCGTCGCGGGCCTGCTCGCGGGTGACCCGGCTGACGTGCGAGGAGACGTTGACGGCGGCGACCACGACGCCGTGCCGGTTGCGGACCGGGGCGGCGATCGAGCGCAGGCCGTGCTCGAGCTCCTGGTCCACGAGCGCGTAGCCCTGCTCGCGGGTCTCGTGGACCAGGGCCCGCAGGTCCTCGACGGTGCCGACCGTGTGCTCGGTGAACGGCTCGAGCTCCAGGGCCGCGAGGTGCGCCTCCAGGGCCTCGTCGTCCAGGCCGGCCAGCAGCACCCGCCCCATCGAGGTGGCGTACGCCGGGAAGCGGGTGCCGACGTTGATGGCGACGGTCATGATCCGCGAGGTCGGGACCCGGGCGACGTACACGATCTCGTGGCCGTCGAGCACCGACATCGAGGAGGACTCGCGCACCTCGCGGACCAGCCGCTCGAGGTGCGGCTCGGCGATCCCCGGCAGGGACAGCGCCGAGAGGTAGGCGTAGCCCAGGGTCAGCACCCGCGGGGTGAGCCGGAACAGCTTGCCGTCCTGCCGGACGTGCCCGAGGTCGACCAGCGTGAGCAGGAACCGGCGGGCGGCGGCCCGGGTCAGGCCGGTCGCGCGGGCCACGTCGCTGAGGCTGAGCTCGGGGGTCTCCGGGCCGAACGCGGTGATCACCGAGAGGCCGCGGGCCAGGGACTGCACGTAGTGGCTCTCCCGCTCGGTCACGCCGGCCCTCCTCACGGTCCGTGGGCGGGGCGGACGGACCCACCCCGCGGACGAATGTGCGCCATGTTAACGCAAGTTCGCATCACGCACACGCACGCCCACCCGGCGGCTCTGGCGGTCGCCGACCCGCCGACCCGGCGCGTCTGGCGGCCCCGCGCACGCTGACCCGGCGACCGTGGCGGGCCTGTGGACGACCGGCGACGCGAGCGGGCCGACCTCACGACCCTGGTGGGATGACCGACCGCGTCCTCCACCTCCCGCTGCTCGACGGCTCGTTCCCGCTGCCGGTCGACCGGCCCTTCACCTTCGGCCAGGCCGTCGCCGCGGGAGTCTCCCGGCACCGGCTCCGGCGGCTCGAGGAGGAGGCGCTGGTCCGCCGCGTCCTCAAGGGCGTGTACGTCGCGGCGCAGGTGCCCGACTCCCTCACGCTGCGGACGCGCGCGCTGCGCCTGGTGGTGCCCCGCGACGCGGTGGTGACCGACTGGACGGCGTGCTGGTTCCACACCGGGGTGCTCCGCGCCGGGCAGCACGTCGAGGTCCCGCCGCTCAGCGTGTTCCGGCCGGCCGGGCACGACCGGCTCCGCAACACGCTCTGCGCGAGCGGCGAGCGCGGCTTCGCGCTCGGCGACCTGACCCACGTGGGGGGTCTGCGGGTCACGACGCCGCTCCGCACGGCGTGGGACCTGGGCAGGCTGGCGCACCGCGACCGGGCCATCGGCGCCCTGGACGCGCTGCTGCGGCACGGCTCGTTCACCCGCGGCGAGCTCGTCGCCGGGGTCGAACGCTTCACGGGCATGCGCGGTGTCGTCCAGCTGCGGGCCCTGGCGCCGCTCGCCGACGCCCGCGCGGAGTCACCCGGCGAGTCGACGCTGCGCCTGCGCTGGCTGGACCTCCCGAGCCTGCCGCCGCCCACCCCGCAGGTCTCGATCACGGTCGGGGCGGTCGAGGTGTACCGCGTCGACCTCGGCGTGCCCGAGCTCCGCTACGGCTGCGAGTACGACGGGGAGGAGTTCCACGGCGCGGCGCACGAGGCGCACGACCTGCGCCGGCGCGCGGACCTGCGCGGCCGGTTCGGGTGGGACGTGGACGCGGTCCGGA
It encodes:
- the rpmG gene encoding 50S ribosomal protein L33, producing the protein MASKSSDVRPKITLACVECKERNYITKKNRRNDPDRMEMKKFCPRDRRHTVHRETR
- a CDS encoding thioesterase family protein; the protein is MQPFYVPDGPATFTSTPSTAGPWGPDSQHGGPPAALLTRAVERLERAGAARVVGRFTLELLGPVPVGPLRVEASVVRPGRTVEMCEATAYDVRRDRPVARATAWMFPAHEDGPVQQGEPRPHSPADGVPKPPPESWSGGYLDAVDWRWISGAVTEPGPGVVWMRPTVGLVEGEPLGPVQRLMACVDSASGVSAALDPAEWNFLNTELTVHVLRPPVGEWVCVEAETSLGSGSVGVATSRVYDAQGLVARSAQALLVVRR
- a CDS encoding dihydropteroate synthase, whose amino-acid sequence is MAAAIRDTVTLAERAVSLGVGRESVLIDPAHDFDKNTWHSLELTRRLDEMVATGWPVLVSLSHKDFVGETLDAGLDERLVGTLAATAVSAWHGAQVYRVHDVAPTRQVLDMVASIRGTRPPSRVVRGLA
- a CDS encoding dihydropteroate synthase gives rise to the protein MLTLGHRTFADTDLLVMAIVNRTRDSFYDRGATYAEDKALERVRAVVAEGAEIVDIGGVKAGPGEVVDVAEEIRRTVPFVAAVREEHPDVVISVDTWRAEVGREVCRVGADLLNDAWGGFDPALAEVAAEHGAALVCTHTNGATPRTPRTARRTTTWWPPRSGTRSRSPSGPSRSGWAARAC
- a CDS encoding LLM class flavin-dependent oxidoreductase, translated to MQFGIFTVGDVTTDPTTGATPSEHERIKATIAIAKKAEEVGLDVFATGEHHNPPFVPSAPTTTLAYIAAQTERLLLSTATTLITTTDPVRIAEDYATLQHLSDGRVDLMMGRGNTGPVYPWFGKDIRDGIPLAIENYHLLRRLWREEVVSWEGKYRTPLQGFTATPRPLDDLPPFVWHGSIRSPEIAEQAAYYGDGFFANHIFWPASHTRQMVDLYRRRFEHYGHGSADQAIVGLGGQVFMRKNSQDAVREFRPYFDNAPVYGHGPSLEDFTSQTPLTVGSPQEVIERTLGFREYAGDYQRQLFLMDHAGLPLTTVLEQLDILGEEVVPVLRKEFAALRPAHVPDAPTHASMLAARTATQEVSA
- a CDS encoding FMN reductase, whose protein sequence is MTGRTIVVVTAGLSQPSSSRLLADQLATATDRALRLGGVEVDVVTLELRDLAHALTDHLLTGFPSGALAEALRAVRDADALIAVTPIFSASYSGLFKTFFDVLEDGTLEGKPVLLGATAGTARHSLALEFAARPLLAYLRADVVPTAVFAASEDFGSTGPGGGLSERVERAGRELADRVLGRQPGTRVDPFTNPTPFADLLGPHAG
- a CDS encoding glutathione S-transferase family protein, which translates into the protein MSEHGYVEDDFARDTDYIEDRITADGRDGWPVEADRYRLVVSRACPWANRAIIVRRLLGLEDVLGMGVCGPTHDERSWTFDLDLDGRDPVLGIERLQDAFLARFPDYPKGITVPAIVDVPTGKVVTNDFPQMTLDLSLEWTAHHRDGAPSLYPEALREEIDEVNAWVYTDVNNGVYRCGFAGRQASYERAYDRLFGALDRLEERLTDRRYLVGDTITEADVRLFTTLVRFDPVYHGHFKANRNKLVEMPALWGYARDLFQTRGFGDTVDFEHIKRHYYVVHSDINPTRIVPKGPDLAGWLTPHGREALGGRPFGDGTPPPAPRKDERVPSEHRAA
- a CDS encoding DedA family protein, with the translated sequence MTGFLDFLTHVPALVVLAAVGCLVFGEAAVFLGFVLPGETAVLLAGFLASTGRVPVVALAVVVVVAAIVGDSVGYEVGKRFGPRLLRTRAFSRYEGRVDSARGFLDGRGASAIFVGRFTAFLRAVTPGLAGLSGMRYRRFLAYNAAGGLVWGLGCVVAGYVAGSSYQRVAHYLGQGGAAVAVVLVVAALVVWRLRRRGARTGPARPSAAPAAVSRPRTDGHPEPRGRAG
- a CDS encoding dienelactone hydrolase family protein encodes the protein MKAVLGPVADSRSCPCAPRPSTSRPPDGTADAYLAAPEGDGHHPGVILYMDAFGPRPRLEEMADRLAAEGYVVLVPHVFYRQGRAPLIDTSSLQDPDARRELFAQIGPWMAALTPELAMRDADAYVDFLRSHDQVGNGPIGVTGYCMGGALALRTAAEHPGDVGAAAAFHPARLATDAPDSAHLLADRLTAEVYVAAADQDQGMPPEQQERLDAALTAAGVTHTCEQYDGAAHGFHDVRHGRLRRAGDRAALGGPDRPVPARVAGVSHQGRGYQCGHGYEQAPAHQGRRRRHPAERRPGRR
- a CDS encoding APC family permease; translation: MATSKLLRTKDVDDVIRQNDDPVGGEAHHTRLSKRLTAWDLMGFGIGIVIGTGIFTLTGIQAKNNAGPAIVVSFAIAGVVSLLAALCYAELAAAVPTAGSSYTYAYTTIGEIFAWIIAWDLILEFALGAAVVSRGWSGYLQDAMNLPTTFFGEESSINLGAMAIALVLGVVAMIGIRESKWVTNALVVVKVSVCVFVIVLGIFFVKAANLTPFVPSSRPVPDGAALSGLKQPLWQWVSGVDATAFGFTGVFVAAAVVFFAYSGFEAVANLGEETKNPAKDMPRGLLGTLAICTVLYILVCLVITGMVSYTDLSEGAPISDAFDQVGMGWASILIAVAAIAGLSSVILVDLVAMGRIGFALCRDGLLPAWIGRVHPKWETPYRVTIGTTAVVMLLAGFIPLDALAEMVSIGTLFAFLVVSIAVVVLRRTRPRMKRPFRTPSVPLLPVVSALCCVGLMTNLAMETWLRFLVWLVIGLVIYGFYGRKHSKLEGASASAETTPVG
- a CDS encoding IclR family transcriptional regulator domain-containing protein translates to MTERESHYVQSLARGLSVITAFGPETPELSLSDVARATGLTRAAARRFLLTLVDLGHVRQDGKLFRLTPRVLTLGYAYLSALSLPGIAEPHLERLVREVRESSSMSVLDGHEIVYVARVPTSRIMTVAINVGTRFPAYATSMGRVLLAGLDDEALEAHLAALELEPFTEHTVGTVEDLRALVHETREQGYALVDQELEHGLRSIAAPVRNRHGVVVAAVNVSSHVSRVTREQARDELLPALLRAVTEIETDLSRTQ